The following nucleotide sequence is from Salvia miltiorrhiza cultivar Shanhuang (shh) chromosome 7, IMPLAD_Smil_shh, whole genome shotgun sequence.
TGGAGACTCTCTCTGGAAGAGCCTCTTTTGCCATGGCGTCAAGATCATGTGGAAATTTCTTTGACTTGGCTTCTGGAGAATTGCCAGATGTTCCTCCAACTACTAGAAGCCTTCCAAGGGTGATGACTATTCCTGGAATTTTATGTGATGGTAATGGGAGCAGTGATGTAGACTCAGATAGCACATCATCTGTTTCCCGTGAGCGGAAAATCATCGTGACAAATATGTTGCCATTGATTGCTCAAAAGGATAATGGGACTGGTAAATGGCGATTTAGTTGGGATGAAGATTCACTATATTTACAAATGAAGGATGGGTTTTCGCCTGAGACTGAAGTTATATATGTGGGATCTCTAAAGGTTGAAATAGAAGCCAATGAACAGGAAGAAATTGCACAGAGGCTTCTAGACGAATTCAATTGTGTACCCACTTTTCTTCCACCTGATATCCAGAAGAAATTTTACTACGGTTTTTGTAAGCAACAGCTCTGGCCTCTTTTCCATTACATGCTGCCTATGTGCCCAGATCATGGTGATCGATTTGACAGACAACTCTGGCAGGCCTATGTGTCTGCAAATAAGATTTTTGCTGATAAGGTAATGGAAATAGCCAATCCAGAGGATGATTTCATCTGGATTCATGATTACCACCTCATGGTGCTACCTACTTTTTTAAGGAAGCGCTATAACCGTGTCAAACTTGGCTTTTTTCTTCACAGCCCATTTCCTTCATCGGAGATTTACAGAACATTGCCTGTTAGAGATGAAATTCTAAAAGGACTACTAAATGCTGATTTAATAGGCTTTCACACATTCGACTATGCTCGCCATTTCCTGTCTTGTTGTGGTAGAATGCTAGGCCTTGACTATGAATCCAAGAGGGGGCACATTGGACTGGATTACTTTGGTCGAACAGTCTACATCAAAATCCTTCCAGTAGGTATTCACATGGGGAGATTGGAGTCTGTGTTAAATCTGCGTTCTACATGCAATAAAGTTAAAGAATTACAAGAACAGTTCATTGGCAAGAAAGTGATTCTTGGAGTTGATGACATGGATATATTCAAAGGCATCAGTTTGAAGTTGCTAGCTTTTGAACAGCTCTTGCTACAGCATAGGGAGTTGCAAGGTAAACTAGTGTTGGTTCAGATAGTTAATCCTGCGAGGAGCTCCGGGAAGGATGTTCAGGaaataaaaaaggaaacataCTTTGCTGCTAAAAGAATTAATGAGGTTTATGGTTGTGCTGACTATGTCCCTGTCATTTTGATTGATCGTCCTGCTCCTCGCTACGAGAAGACTGCCTATTATGCTGTGGCCGAATGTTGCATTGTTAATGCAGTGAGGGATGGGATGAACTTGGTCCCGTATAAATATGTAGTTTGCCGGCAGGGCTCTTCTATTATGAGTCAAGTTACAGGTACAAAACCAGAATCTCCCAGGACCGGCACGCTTGTCGTGTCGGAGTTCATTGGTTGCTCACCCTCTTTAAGTGGAGCTATTAGGGTTAATCCATGGGATATTGATGCTGTTGCTGAGGCCATGAACATGGCCATCACCATGTCCGATGCAGAAAAGCAATTGCGGCACGAGAAACACTATCGCTATGTTAGTTCTCACGATATAGCCTATTGGGCTCGCAGCTTCATGCAGGACTTGGAGAGAGCTTGCAAGGATCACTATGACAAGCGTTGTTGGGGCATCGGCTTGGGCTTGGGTTTCAGGGTTGTGTCACTTTCTCCAAGTTTTAGGAAGTTATCAGTCGATCATATTGTTTCATCCTATAAAAGGACTCACAGAAGGGCAATATTTTTGGACTACGATGGCACCGTTGTATCCCAAGCCTCCATGGTTAAATCCCCTAGTCCTGAAGTGGTGGATATGCTCAATGCTTTGTGTAATGACTCTAATAACACAGTGTTCATAGTTAGTGGTAGAGGAAGGGATTCACTTAGTGAGTGGCTCGCTCCATGTGAAAATTTGGGACTGGCTGCTGAACATGGGTACTTTCTAAGGTATTGAACAGAATCTTGTTCTTATACTTCTCTTTTGTTGAATTATAGTGTGGTTTCTGACGCAACTCAACATCATCATGTCCTTTGTTTTTTAGGTGGAACAAAACCTCTGAGTGGGAGTCGTTAACTGCCGATCTTGATTGGAAAGAGATTGTCGAACCCATTATGAAGCATTACATGGAAGCAACTGATGGATCTTCGATGGAAGTTAAAGAGAGTGCATTGGTCTGGCATCACAGGGATGCTGACCCTGACTTCGGTTCGTGCCAGGCCAAGGAACTTCTAGATCATTTGGAAAATGTCCTTGCAAATGAACCTGCTGTTGTTCAAAGGGGCCAGCATATAGTTGAAGTAAAGCCACAAGTATgtatctctctccctctctctctctctctctcatgaacACTTCAAGTTATGAGTTATCATTGATGCATCTTTTATCTGTAGGGAGTGACCAAAGGTTTGGTTGCCGAGAAGGTGCTCTCAACGTTGGCCAGTAATGGCGAGGCACCAGATTTTGTTATGTGTATTGGGGATGACAGATCAGATGAAGATATGTTTGAGAGTATATCAAACGCCGTCTCTAATTCATCTGGCACTGCAGTTCTGGAGATATTCGCTTGCACTGTTGGGCAAAAGCCGAGCAAGGCTAAATACTATCTTGATGACACTACAGATGTTGTGAGAATGCTTCGAGGTCTTGCCAGTGCTTCTAACCCGAAGCCTCGGCATAGCGCCCAATTCAAGGTTGCGTTCGATAGCGTTTTCTGACAGTCAAGGTAGGTATTGTATATTTTTGCTTTTGGACTTCTGACcaggaaaagagaaaaaaattgaCGCAGGTTCTAACTTGAATAGGGATGTTGGTAATCTTGTTGTGTTGGCGGGTGGGATGTGAAATACTTAATAGTGTAGAGAGCATATTGTAGTTCTTCTGATTTGATAATGGTTGCTCTTGATTGCTTAGATGCCACCATTATTTTGTATAGTTGAAATTGCTCCTTCAAATGTAATCCTAATTTGTATCACTATTTCAGCTTATATCTCTTTCTGCATGCTACTGCTGCTTTTCATGTCTGATTTTTGAGATTGTTTCTTGCCATAATAACTTCTCGAATATTACATTGCTTATTAAAATTGTACGGATGGAGGTTgtaggtttcttttggtattaCAAAAATAAGCATTAAAAAGGTATGTGGGTGTGGGAGGTCTGTATTCAcaggttttttttttggtaatttaGGTGTTTTACCAAATAAAATGGATTATAattatcaaaatcataatccttGCCTTTTGATTATGTTTTTAGCTTTGTGAGCCCATAAAAAGTAAACTTGGGGAAAGTGTAATGTAATGTCTACATCGTTATCGTGTTTATCAAAATTGACGAATAATACTAAAGTGGGTATGTTTGATGCTACACTTTATAAATGCTATTGTGTTAGTTTTTGTGACATAGGATGCAGCTTAAGTTGATTTACATTTACACGCATTTATATAATGAATTTTATTCCTGATATTTGAtgaataacattttaaaatatacgaAGTATAATAAATTTTGTTCCTTTTCAATCACAATATCTTCAACATGCataaaaacaagaagaaaaaaaaagacacATTGATtaaacatcgttctcaaatatAAAATCCAAAACATATACTTATTTATAATGTCGTCTATCGGCACTAGATTATGtcattttattatataagtGGTTAGATCATATAATTTTCTTTGAGATTGACATCCAATATTTCGTGCTAACTTTTTAGTAAGTGTAATTCGCATTTTCGTCGAACAGCTTTAGCTTAACCCAAATTAAATTTTGCAAGCCATAGTTTTCAAGTTGTTCTTTTTCAGCTTGCTGCACAGGCGAACTGCCAACGAAAATGCATAAAGCCCACTTGCCTCCAAAGACTGTTgacctagagagagagagagagagagagagaggaataaAGTAAATGGGCCAAGCTGTAGGCCCACCCACTTgcctttaatattttatattgtcaCTATCAGTGTATAAGCTTGGTTGGGTTGGGGGCCTTAATTATGTCCATTCCCACCAATTGAGCTCAACATTAAATCtcattatttgaaaatattatagtAATTGATTAAAGGTAAATTCCTCATAATAGGCCATCGCATTTAGTCTCCCACAACATAATTATTGATACTTTCTTGAAACTTAAAAGTGATTAATGAATTCTCACAATGTAAATTACAAACAAGAATAATGAATTGCTCATTCGTTTGTTGATTTTTCAATTGTTAAGTAgtagtaatatttaatttttgtatttccaAAACTTAAGAATGCCAATTATGTGCATCTATTGGCAATAATATTGATATGAAAAATTATGCGTGACAGTGAAGCTCaattgatgttttttttttttttttttgcaatttcttACTTTTATTCTCCTATTTCATTGTTGCTTGAAGTGAATGTTTTGCAAAGTTGATATTTAAAGCACTTCGAATCTTCGATCGAATTTAATTGGAGAAAAGAATTTATGTTAAATTGTGTtggaaaaaaatagagagaaaaaagaataatGCTAGACGCACATAATATGTGCACACATAATACCCTTAAAATTTTATTacctaaattaaattataatcatgactaaattacccttaatttatATGAGAAAGTTTTTAcagattttatttcttttttcaactTTGATAATTTTGGAaagttattgatttatttcctaAAATATGGCCAccttttttttgtaaatgatatgtaacaatattgttaatttttttcaaattggaaagtttttaaagatttattttttatatttatctataaagattaatcattaaaaataaaccTTCCTTAATTTAAGCTTTGTAAATAAATGCCCTAGAAGTAAACGCACTAGGTATATGGtcacctttttcttttcttttctttttttcattttattttggacTCTAACtagatttttttctttatcttttttttgaaatatggCCACTTTTGTTTGCAAATGATattgtattaatattattattttttctttattttatttaatattatcatttggactctaactattaattttttctttctttttttcttttatttttaaatatgaccacttttttaaaaatgatactgtataaatattattaattctttctttattttatttaacatacAATTTTATACGGTCAGTTTATTTTgccatctattttttttaaaaaaaatctccaattttttttggaaaatgatATAGTATGTatcaatattattaattttttctttattttatttgacaTACAATTTTATATGGTCACTTTATTTTGTCATctaactattattatttttattttaaatatggtcACTTTGTTTTGGAAATGATATGTAATACTTTATAATATAATGTAATATCTAATTGATGatgagtaatatatgcagagcaagGGAATGAGCTTTATCAGAGGAACGGACCTCGCCAGATGAACGGGTGTCGTCAGAGAAATGAGCCT
It contains:
- the LOC130993660 gene encoding probable alpha,alpha-trehalose-phosphate synthase [UDP-forming] 8, with product MASRSCGNFFDLASGELPDVPPTTRSLPRVMTIPGILCDGNGSSDVDSDSTSSVSRERKIIVTNMLPLIAQKDNGTGKWRFSWDEDSLYLQMKDGFSPETEVIYVGSLKVEIEANEQEEIAQRLLDEFNCVPTFLPPDIQKKFYYGFCKQQLWPLFHYMLPMCPDHGDRFDRQLWQAYVSANKIFADKVMEIANPEDDFIWIHDYHLMVLPTFLRKRYNRVKLGFFLHSPFPSSEIYRTLPVRDEILKGLLNADLIGFHTFDYARHFLSCCGRMLGLDYESKRGHIGLDYFGRTVYIKILPVGIHMGRLESVLNLRSTCNKVKELQEQFIGKKVILGVDDMDIFKGISLKLLAFEQLLLQHRELQGKLVLVQIVNPARSSGKDVQEIKKETYFAAKRINEVYGCADYVPVILIDRPAPRYEKTAYYAVAECCIVNAVRDGMNLVPYKYVVCRQGSSIMSQVTGTKPESPRTGTLVVSEFIGCSPSLSGAIRVNPWDIDAVAEAMNMAITMSDAEKQLRHEKHYRYVSSHDIAYWARSFMQDLERACKDHYDKRCWGIGLGLGFRVVSLSPSFRKLSVDHIVSSYKRTHRRAIFLDYDGTVVSQASMVKSPSPEVVDMLNALCNDSNNTVFIVSGRGRDSLSEWLAPCENLGLAAEHGYFLRWNKTSEWESLTADLDWKEIVEPIMKHYMEATDGSSMEVKESALVWHHRDADPDFGSCQAKELLDHLENVLANEPAVVQRGQHIVEVKPQGVTKGLVAEKVLSTLASNGEAPDFVMCIGDDRSDEDMFESISNAVSNSSGTAVLEIFACTVGQKPSKAKYYLDDTTDVVRMLRGLASASNPKPRHSAQFKVAFDSVF